The Vitis riparia cultivar Riparia Gloire de Montpellier isolate 1030 chromosome 10, EGFV_Vit.rip_1.0, whole genome shotgun sequence genome includes a region encoding these proteins:
- the LOC117924357 gene encoding uncharacterized protein LOC117924357, whose protein sequence is MDDNLEHGGVHVDVDTEIPDDLPQPEMAGGVTTRSGKRVTDSLLERRGKKESRLSQMGDALKAWVEASKARTETSRARTEALLARVDRYKSGTSSEATSGGTTDFSITRCMAALQTIELLDNDKYLKAVEKFTMPEWREIFMNMPDERKMAWLDRL, encoded by the coding sequence atGGATGACAATTTGGAACATGGTGGAGTGCATGTGGATGTAGATACTGAGATCCCTGATGATCTTCCACAACCAGAAATGGCAGGAGGAGTGACCACCCGTTCTGGAAAGCGTGTAACTGATTCTCTATTAGAGCGTAGAGGTAAGAAAGAATCCAGATTAAGTCAAATGGGAGATGCTTTGAAAGCTTGGGTTGAGGCATCAAAGGCTAGAACAGAAACATCTCGAGCTAGAACTGAGGCATTATTGGCTAGAGTGGACAGATATAAGAGTGGAACTAGTAGTGAAGCTACTAGTGGAGGTACCACTGATTTTAGCATAACAAGGTGCATGGCAGCCTTACAAACCATTGAATTGTTAGATaatgacaaatatttaaaagctgTTGAGAAATTCACAATGCCGGAGTGGAGAGAGATATTTATGAATATGCCTGATGAGAGGAAAATGGCATGGCTTGATAGACTTTAA
- the LOC117922838 gene encoding uncharacterized protein LOC117922838, with protein sequence MNEYEEIFLCKTPQKTSMLSGAQFVRDMIEGHPQTCYELFRMDKETFMNLCDHLKRHENLQDTRFVTVEEAVAMFLLIVGHNVRMRVVADRFQHSTETVARHFKEVRRALCRLGKILICPNNMTNEVSSYVASNPKYFPWFKDCIGAIDGTHISAWVPADRQTSFRGRKTVITQNVMCACNFDMMFTFVYAGWEGTANDARVFLDALTRPEVNFPWPSEGKYYVVDSGYPCVSGFLPPYRGERYHLQEYRGRRNQPIRPDFQY encoded by the exons ATGAATGAGTatgaggaaatatttttatgcaAGACACCTCAAAAGACATCAATGTTAAGTGGTGCACAATTTGTAAGAGATATGATAGAAGGTCATCCTCAGACATGCTATGAACTATTTCGGATGGATAAAGAAACATTTATGAACCTTTGTGATCATCTTAAGAGACATGAAAACTTACAAGATACACGATTTGTCACAGTTGAAGAGGCAGTGGCTATGTTCTTACTAATCGTAGGACATAATGTGAGAATGAGGGTTGTAGCAGACCGTTTTCAACACTCCACAGAGACTGTCGCTCGACACTTTAAAGAAGTTAGACGTGCATTATGTCGACTTGGAAAAATTCTCATATGTCCTAACAATATGACCAATGAGGTGTCTTCATATGTTGCTagtaatcctaaatattttccatggtttaag GACTGTATTGGTGCAATTGATGGCACTCATATTAGTGCATGGGTCCCAGCTGATAGACAAACCAGTTTTAGAGGTAGAAAAACAGTTATAACACAAAATGTTATGTGTGCATGTAATTTTGACATGATGTTTACATTTGTTTATGCTGGTTGGGAAGGAACAGCAAACGATGCACGTGTCTTTTTAGATGCATTGACTAGACCAGAAGTCAATTTTCCTTGGccaagtgaaggaaaatattatGTAGTTGATTCTGGTTATCCTTGTGTATCTGGATTTTTGCCACCATATCGAGGTGAGCGATATCATTTACAAGAATATCGGGGTAGACGTAATCAACCTATCAG gCCCGATTTCCAATATTAA